The DNA window CACTCCAGCTCACGCCGTAAAGAGCTGATGATGTAGCTGAGCACAGATGAAAGACATTATGTCATTGAGGCACTTATCTATAAGCAATACACTGTTACAGGTGCTTGTGTAAGTGTTGAGAgcattttgtaaatgtatgaCCATCGTGTTACACAAGTTGTGATAAAAAAATTTcgtccatccattcattcatttatctgtctgtccagtcaTACTTTCATTGTAAGCAGCCACAAAATGTTGGGGGTATCAGGCATGTTGCAATTGCAATTATTACATGCATAGGCTGTGCAAATATAAAAGATAATTATTACAAGAGTGAACTGCAGCCGGATAATGGATGTTATTTGCAACTAGCAAACAACCCAGTGAGTTCCCCTTGCCAAACATACTGGAACACATTCAACTGTTTGGAGCTGAAATCATAGACTGGTGCCAGTAGTATGTGAGCAAAACTGTGAACACTgcaacagatagatagatagatagatagatagatagatagatagatagatagatagatagatagatagatagatagatagataaacagtgCATCACcccttttcaaaatgaaaataaaaatggaaatgtcaTGAAAAAAGTAGGGCGGAACTTTTCACACTCCTGTTTAAGATGACGTACCACACAACTAACcaagagaaaggaaggaagtcttggttttcatattttgttttgtggtttgataGTTTAGGGTTATGACATTCACATCTGGTCAGAGCACATGATGTTATGACCCCAAAAGTGAAGACTTTtatcaaacacaacaacatgGTAATAAGCAGGAAATTCTTGACTTCACAGAcgagcaaagaaacaaacatccATATAAAtcttacttgtgtgtgtgggtgtgtgtgtgtgccatgtgtgtatgtttggttttCAGGTCAAAAATGCAATCGTTCAGAAAGGCAATCTATGCTATCAGATTGTCACAGAAGAGTCCCTCGTGTTTCATGCAGGGTTACGTTCTCACTTGAAAGTACCATGCAGTCACGGGAACTTTTTAAGTGTCACTTCCTGTGAgtggtttctttttctgcagTACAATCCAGGAAAGACCTCATCAATCATCACCTTATCTCTTCAGCAGTCCCAGCCCCAAATTATTTCAGAATCCAGAACATCAGCACAACCAGACTCCCAGGAATACAGTTGTATTTTGGAACCATCTCCATTCCCCTCTTTCTTACGGTGGACCATGCTAACTTTTAAGAAGCTACTGGGAGTATTGCTGATCACACTTTTACATGGCGGTGAGATTTCCCCTTTTAACCGTTCGCTTGAATCGTTGCTTGACTTGTGGGTTTGAATGCCACAGTACGGaagccttttctttcttttttggtgccagagagagagggaactaaGCTGAGGCATATTTAAGTGCAGAGATGTAAACTCTCCTTTTGAATAACAGATTCTGTGCCTGTAAATTTAAATTGTACATACAGGCTAAGCAGAGTGCGACATGTCTGTTTAAAAGCATATTAACTGTGTTATTGTTTAATAAACTGATGTCATATTCGTGAAAAGGGTGTATTCTGACTGTATGCACGGCGCTTTTCAAATATCTTCTGGGGTCCGAGACAAGAAGGATGTTGAGACATCTTTCCTTACTCAAGACACTTATGACGTTTCTTTGAAAACTCATTTCATTAATCAAAGCTGTACTTCCTTGTTTTATCAATCAAAATAACACTTTGTATCACCTAAGAAATGCAATAAGAAATCCACATCTTCCATAAATATGAGAACGATCACACACAGGAATAATtcacagtgtggtacagtgtgtcaGGGTGTAGTGAATGGAGGTTTCAAAGAGGACCATCGTTTTTGCCCACAGAGGGTTTAGCAAGAGGTTTTTACACATAGGGGGGTAATGgttcacattcaaaaccaaaatgtaaacaataagCACCCCTCATTGCTGGATAGCCACTCTGCTGTTACACCAACCTGCAGCCCTGCTGATGCGTGTACAGCTACAAATTCAACTGGAGGTAAAACCCAAGACAATGGCTTCCTGCCTGTAGTTAGCACTGAAGTACATCCAGGGCGTAACTGCTGAAACTTTATTTCACTTACCAAAGCATTTTAATACCAAAGTGTTGCAATATCAGCAGATTAATAAGCATGAGACCctatgaaaaagagaagggcTGCTGAGATTTGCCTGAGAGAGCAGCATATAAGGTTAAAGTGAAAATTAAGCTGAGTTTCTGCTGTGATAGATGTTCATCCGCTGGAGCTTCATCCACCCAAGGTTGTGGTGAGATATGGGGATCCTGTGTCAGTGAACTGCAGCACCTCCACTAAACATATTGGCTTAGGCTGGGAGGCCACTGTGGGAGCTGTAGACCTGAGGGACGACGTTAATGTGATCACCTGGACAGTTCCAGCGCTGACTGACTGGGTCGTAGAGCCAATATGCTACGTCAACACCGATGATGAACAGCAGACCAAAACTCTTTCAGTCATTGTCTATAGTGAGTCTATTTTCCTGTTGAGAATATGAAAAGTATATCCATagctgttctttgtttgttcatccATGCTCAGaacatgtatttgtattaacacagagactccagacagtgtgtccatcagttatgtaaatcacacaggcccagtgatggagaagacacagtATGAGCTCCAGTGTGACATTAAGAACATCGTTCCTGTTCAGAATCTCACAGTAAGGTGGTACAAAGGACAGACTCTAGTGGACAGTCAAACATTTACTAATAACTCCAAGACTCCAGTGAGTGTTCCTGCTCCACTCTTGATCACTCCCAGTAGAGCTGATGATGGAgctcagtactggtgtgaggcaGAGCTGGACCTGGGAGCAGAAGGACCTCAACCTCCTCCTGTAGAGATGTCAGAAACTCTTAACATCACAGTATACTGTAAGTTAATCACCACTGCAAATtctacatgtgtttgtgtgtgtctgtgtgtttgtgtgtgtgtgtgtgtgtgtgtaagcgtgcgtGTGTTCCTGGTAGTCTATGCAACAAACAGGTTGTTGGGCCAGGTCAGGTTTGTATAACTATCAGTGACAAAATGATTATTTCTAAAGAAACTATTCCTAAAGAAAGAGATTATCTTGCTGGAACTCctgtttattttaacatgtgTGTGGCGTAGTTACATGTGAGAGGCTCTTTAAAAGTAATACACCTTCAGTCACACCACAGTCTACTGAATAAGCACAAGGACTTCTGTTCTGGCCCAATCACACACTAATACAGCCCCACAATTCCTTTCCACCTTACCTAATTATGTTCTGTATTGAAAAGGCCTGTTTACAATACAGAGAAATTTTGTGTACAAAGGAGTTGTCCAGAGAAAATTTTATTCATTGTATGAGCTTATCTGGCCATGTCACAAGCCAGGCTGTCACGGTGCCAAAATGAGATGAAAGCATGACATATTCCATTATCGGTGGCTAGTTTGCAATTTTGCAgtcatttctccctcatttGGCACTCAATTAGGataaaaaaacactctttcatTAACTGAGAAAGGGAAATGTTGTCTTTGCCAAACACACCCACTGCTTAGTACCAGTGTTGACTAATAAGCAGTAGTATctgttgaaagagaaaagaggaaacaggaTATGATTTTTGATGACTGGATTATGGGAATTCCATTCACTGTAAATTGTTTGAATGCTGGATGCTTTAACTTCaacatcttttgtgtgtgtgtgtgtgtgtgtgtgtgtgtgtgtgtgtgtgtgcatgtgtgtgtgtgcgtgtctctgtgtgtgtgtgtccagacatGAATTGGTACAAGAAGAAATTCACCTCTGTCATTACTTTTCTGCAGATCCCCCCTCTATAGTCTCCTTACCAAGTGATGTAGAGGTCATTGAACTAGGAGATGCTGGAATCACCCTTAATTGCACAGCCATAGGAAATCCTGCACCTGTGTATAGGTGGAACTCCACGCTTTTGCAGGAGAAAACAGACCAACCAACA is part of the Chanos chanos chromosome 13, fChaCha1.1, whole genome shotgun sequence genome and encodes:
- the LOC115826538 gene encoding vascular cell adhesion protein 1-like — protein: MHRALAEVTIHRRMGLLRVTRLLQYPNPPSIVSLPSDVEDIELGDAGITLNCTAIGNPAPVYRWNSTLLQEKTDQPTIASASLRPGSYTCSASNKLGRVWKHFSVKPKPRDVHPLELHPPKVVVRYGDPVSVNCSTSTKHIGLGWEATVGAVDLRDDVNVITWTVPALTDWVVEPICYVNTDDEQQTKTLSVIVYKTPDSVSISYVNHTGPVMEKTQYELQCDIKNIVPVQNLTVRWYKGQTLVDSQTFTNNSKTPVSVPAPLLITPSRADDGAQYWCEAELDLGAEGPQPPPVEMSETLNITHTVYI